In Candidatus Rokuibacteriota bacterium, one DNA window encodes the following:
- a CDS encoding DUF1850 domain-containing protein — translation MIRRSRLILALIAVAMVLATAAGAWLPGEMGGGPGPELVVTEARASRVLLRHLVAPGERFTLAYLHSVSQTRVSGVFEVVAGGDLVVRETSFGTFGPGLPELGPGDRYEIRDGLIRQFGLNQRLPEISLFVHPYTEHRLEVGGRTLDLSGTLPGGTLVRIAVEATR, via the coding sequence GTGATCCGCCGCTCCCGCCTGATCCTCGCCCTCATCGCCGTGGCCATGGTCCTGGCCACGGCGGCGGGGGCGTGGCTCCCGGGGGAGATGGGCGGTGGGCCCGGCCCCGAGCTGGTCGTGACGGAGGCCCGGGCCAGTCGCGTCCTCCTGCGGCACCTGGTGGCTCCCGGGGAGCGGTTCACGCTCGCCTATCTGCACTCGGTCTCGCAGACGCGGGTGAGCGGCGTCTTCGAGGTGGTGGCCGGGGGCGACCTCGTCGTCCGCGAGACCTCCTTCGGCACCTTCGGGCCCGGTCTTCCCGAGCTCGGGCCGGGCGACCGGTACGAGATCCGCGACGGGCTCATCCGCCAGTTCGGCCTGAACCAGCGCCTGCCGGAGATCTCGCTCTTCGTTCATCCGTACACCGAGCACCGGCTCGAGGTCGGCGGGCGCACCCTGGATCTCTCCGGAACGCTCCCCGGGGGCACGCTGGTGCGCATCGCCGTCGAAGCCACCCGCTGA